The following proteins are co-located in the Fusobacteria bacterium ZRK30 genome:
- the lipA gene encoding lipoyl synthase, translating to MNKPEWISKKFYKDNEIEKLLDKNLLNSVCEAANCPNKWECFRKKTATFMILGNKCTRGCRFCAVDKDIGGENLNSNEPIKIAEVVKKIGLKHVVITSVTRDDLKDQGAAHFKKTIEEIRKISDATIEVLIPDFNGKKELIDIVIDAKPDVINHNIETVENLHKKIKPIGSYETSIELLNYVKERDKNIITKSGIMLGFGETIDELADSVEDLKDISCDILTIGQYLRPSEKHIKVSEYITDEKFIMYKRLALKIGIPVVESGRFIRSSYNAIDSIKKLMNKIKGEL from the coding sequence ATGAATAAACCTGAATGGATTAGTAAAAAATTTTATAAAGATAATGAAATTGAAAAACTTTTAGATAAAAATTTATTAAATTCTGTCTGTGAAGCAGCTAACTGCCCCAACAAATGGGAGTGTTTTAGGAAAAAAACAGCAACATTTATGATTTTAGGAAATAAGTGCACCAGAGGCTGCAGATTTTGTGCTGTAGATAAAGATATTGGAGGAGAGAACCTAAATTCAAATGAACCCATAAAAATAGCAGAAGTAGTAAAGAAGATAGGATTAAAACATGTTGTAATAACTTCTGTGACCAGAGATGATTTAAAAGATCAAGGGGCCGCACATTTTAAGAAAACTATAGAGGAGATAAGGAAAATATCAGATGCTACTATCGAGGTTTTAATCCCTGATTTTAATGGAAAAAAAGAACTAATAGATATAGTTATAGATGCTAAACCAGATGTAATCAATCACAACATAGAAACAGTAGAAAATCTCCATAAAAAGATAAAGCCCATAGGAAGCTATGAAACTTCAATAGAACTCCTTAACTATGTTAAGGAAAGGGATAAAAACATAATAACCAAAAGCGGCATAATGTTAGGGTTTGGAGAGACTATAGATGAATTAGCTGATTCTGTAGAGGATTTAAAGGATATAAGTTGTGACATACTGACAATAGGGCAGTATCTGCGCCCCAGTGAGAAACATATAAAAGTTTCTGAGTATATAACAGATGAAAAATTTATTATGTATAAGAGACTGGCTTTAAAAATCGGTATACCAGTTGTTGAAAGCGGAAGATTTATAAGGAGCTCTTATAATGCCATAGATAGTATAAAAAAATTAATGAATAAGATCAAGGGGGAGTTATGA
- a CDS encoding cyclic nucleotide-binding domain-containing protein: protein MKDLMPLFEMDKIINILTKISIFGGLNDTQLYKIFKILKKVTYKDNEFIFKQGEAPTYIYIILRGKIRLIEDINYSSYQLFEFAEGSCIGEESVIGIQPHTLSAVAVGDIELAVIPKNSFLNFYHTDKDLFCLLILNIARDISRRLKQTDDLLLHYIDKTDKVSQSD from the coding sequence ATGAAGGATTTAATGCCACTCTTTGAAATGGATAAAATTATTAACATACTTACCAAAATCTCTATCTTTGGAGGTCTTAACGATACTCAGCTCTATAAAATTTTTAAGATATTAAAAAAAGTAACATATAAAGATAACGAGTTTATTTTTAAACAAGGTGAAGCACCTACTTATATCTATATAATACTCAGAGGAAAAATAAGACTGATTGAAGATATAAACTATAGCAGTTACCAGCTCTTTGAATTTGCAGAGGGAAGTTGTATTGGTGAAGAATCCGTAATTGGAATTCAACCACACACACTATCTGCAGTAGCTGTAGGAGATATAGAGTTAGCTGTGATTCCTAAAAACTCATTTTTAAATTTCTATCACACTGATAAGGATCTTTTTTGTCTATTAATCCTAAACATAGCCAGAGATATTTCTCGCAGACTTAAACAGACAGACGACCTTCTTCTCCATTATATAGATAAAACAGATAAAGTATCCCAATCTGATTAA
- a CDS encoding 2Fe-2S iron-sulfur cluster binding domain-containing protein: protein MEFLIAPIIVALLAALLALVISILDKHLNDYGDVEININKGKKVINIKGGDKLLTTLSSEGIFIPSACGGRGSCGSCKCEIPTDIGPVLPTEKPYLTDEEIDKNTRLACQIKVKKNLDMYIPEELFNAKEFSGVVEEINDLTYDIKEVIVSIGDESIDFVSGRYIQLVVPPYGKIKEYTQRAYSISSKPSEKNKIAMLIRLIPDGIATTWVHNYMKVGDELKLIGPFGKFEKSDCNSTMVCIAGGSGMAPFKSMFHDMLEKGEIDREVWYFFGARTTKDLFLLKEFQEMEKKWPNFHFIPALSNCPPDEDWDGEKGLITDVLDKYLKTKIDPSKHREGFLCGSPGMIGACNNILNHNGIRDIFYDNFA, encoded by the coding sequence ATGGAATTTTTAATTGCACCAATTATCGTTGCACTTCTTGCGGCCTTGCTTGCTCTTGTTATCTCTATATTAGACAAACATCTCAATGACTATGGAGACGTAGAAATTAATATTAATAAAGGTAAAAAAGTGATAAATATAAAAGGAGGGGATAAACTCCTAACAACTTTATCTTCAGAAGGAATTTTTATTCCTTCTGCCTGTGGAGGAAGGGGGAGCTGTGGATCCTGTAAATGTGAAATTCCCACAGATATAGGACCTGTCCTTCCCACTGAAAAACCCTATCTAACCGATGAAGAGATCGATAAAAATACAAGGTTAGCGTGCCAGATTAAGGTCAAAAAAAACCTGGATATGTATATCCCGGAAGAATTATTCAATGCAAAAGAATTTTCCGGTGTTGTTGAAGAGATCAATGATCTAACCTATGACATTAAAGAAGTTATCGTATCTATAGGAGATGAATCTATAGATTTTGTTTCTGGAAGATATATTCAATTAGTTGTTCCTCCATATGGAAAAATAAAAGAATACACTCAAAGGGCTTATTCTATTTCTTCTAAACCTTCGGAAAAAAATAAGATTGCCATGTTAATTCGGCTGATTCCAGATGGAATAGCTACCACATGGGTTCATAATTATATGAAAGTAGGAGATGAATTAAAATTAATAGGACCCTTTGGTAAATTCGAAAAATCAGACTGTAACTCTACCATGGTTTGTATTGCCGGGGGATCTGGGATGGCTCCATTTAAGTCTATGTTCCATGACATGTTGGAAAAAGGAGAAATTGACAGAGAAGTTTGGTATTTTTTTGGAGCCAGAACTACAAAAGATCTATTTTTACTTAAAGAATTCCAGGAGATGGAAAAAAAATGGCCCAACTTTCACTTTATTCCTGCGTTATCAAATTGTCCGCCTGATGAGGATTGGGATGGTGAAAAAGGCTTAATCACTGATGTTTTGGACAAATATTTAAAAACTAAAATTGATCCTTCTAAACATAGGGAAGGGTTTCTGTGTGGAAGTCCGGGGATGATTGGGGCTTGTAATAACATTCTCAATCATAATGGTATAAGAGATATCTTTTATGATAATTTTGCATAA
- a CDS encoding class I SAM-dependent methyltransferase: MKNEVTEYYDKIAVHELERLNNPYSLVEFESTMFLIRKYFPDRGNILDIGSGPGRYSVELAKLGYNMTLLDLSQAELDIAKDQFENHGLTSNGFYCSCALDLDRFVDDHFDSILVLGPMYHIHEESDRIKIQNNVHRILKKDGIAIFAYINTWGTLKSSLYELSDSFHDKDNFKLMLDGDLKLDSKNAFTTVHFTTPPQAIKEMQKSNFEILSYAGAESFISGMNLEIEKVKEKSKDLYNNYIKAAAEYCEKPQYRDATEHMVIVVKK; encoded by the coding sequence ATGAAAAATGAAGTTACAGAATATTATGATAAAATAGCTGTTCATGAGTTAGAAAGGTTAAATAACCCGTACAGCCTTGTGGAATTTGAAAGTACTATGTTTTTAATAAGAAAGTATTTTCCTGACAGGGGAAATATTTTAGATATCGGATCGGGTCCCGGACGGTATTCAGTTGAACTTGCAAAGCTAGGATATAATATGACCCTTCTCGATCTTTCACAGGCAGAATTAGATATAGCGAAAGATCAATTTGAAAATCATGGGCTCACTTCCAATGGGTTTTATTGCAGCTGTGCTTTAGATCTAGATCGGTTTGTAGATGACCACTTCGATTCAATTTTGGTTTTAGGACCCATGTACCACATCCATGAGGAAAGTGATAGGATAAAAATTCAAAATAACGTTCATCGGATTTTGAAAAAAGATGGAATTGCTATATTTGCATATATAAATACCTGGGGGACTTTAAAATCAAGTTTGTATGAATTGTCAGATAGTTTTCATGATAAAGATAATTTTAAATTGATGCTGGATGGAGATTTAAAATTAGACAGTAAAAACGCTTTTACAACGGTACACTTTACTACGCCGCCACAGGCAATTAAGGAGATGCAAAAATCAAATTTTGAAATTCTTTCCTATGCCGGTGCAGAGAGTTTTATCTCTGGAATGAATCTTGAAATTGAAAAAGTCAAAGAAAAATCAAAGGATCTTTACAATAATTATATTAAAGCGGCAGCTGAATATTGTGAGAAACCGCAATACAGAGATGCTACTGAACATATGGTTATAGTTGTAAAAAAATAA
- a CDS encoding ABC transporter permease, which yields MIEFFIAKKHIFERKRQSVVAMFGVAIGITVLIVSLGISNGLDRSMMESIFSMTSHIIVTKNGKSIENYRELQSKIEKIRGVKGVIPQSTEQGILKYNQTHGSYVTGVRINGLDFHEARKTMGLNEKVVYGTMDAKTPTEFLMGKKLFDDLGAELGDEVSVVTSKNIQVTLTIVGVYQSGYEEYDKTIIIVL from the coding sequence ATGATAGAATTTTTTATAGCAAAAAAACATATTTTTGAAAGAAAAAGACAGAGTGTAGTAGCAATGTTTGGGGTAGCGATAGGAATCACAGTATTGATAGTTTCCCTTGGGATATCCAATGGGCTGGATAGAAGTATGATGGAAAGTATCTTTTCAATGACTTCCCATATAATAGTCACAAAAAATGGAAAATCCATAGAAAATTACAGGGAGTTACAATCAAAAATAGAAAAAATAAGGGGAGTAAAAGGAGTAATTCCTCAAAGTACAGAACAGGGAATATTAAAATATAATCAAACTCACGGGTCATATGTAACAGGGGTAAGGATAAATGGTCTGGATTTTCATGAAGCCAGAAAAACCATGGGTTTGAATGAAAAAGTAGTTTACGGAACTATGGATGCTAAAACTCCCACAGAATTTCTCATGGGAAAGAAACTTTTTGACGACTTAGGTGCAGAATTAGGGGATGAGGTAAGCGTAGTTACTTCTAAAAATATTCAGGTAACTCTGACCATAGTTGGAGTATACCAATCAGGTTATGAGGAATACGATAAAACTATCATAATAGTCCTCTAA
- a CDS encoding RAMP superfamily CRISPR-associated protein → MDFSKFQNKYIIEGTLSVYSLHIGKYRTEENFDSPTIKYLNNIAYIPGSNFRDRFQYKLKTLVNLGLTLEDRKLHVLDIKEIFGNISTRKNFNNVGGKIYIEDLVIEPNKKNSTYSDITINKHTGIARKSNKFDYNTIENSTFKLNIILENLQDYEIDLINIGLNLMKDDMFGQKTTGQIGRCKLNIDRVKYITKDTLNDYLFHGKMKVGTQEILNKGKVILNMEK, encoded by the coding sequence ATGGATTTTAGCAAATTTCAGAACAAATATATAATAGAAGGAACTTTATCAGTCTATTCCTTACACATTGGAAAATATAGAACAGAGGAAAATTTTGATTCTCCTACTATAAAATATTTAAATAACATAGCATATATTCCCGGGTCAAACTTTAGGGACCGTTTTCAATATAAATTAAAAACTTTAGTAAATTTAGGACTTACCCTTGAAGACAGAAAATTACATGTTTTAGATATCAAGGAAATCTTTGGAAATATCAGTACAAGAAAAAACTTTAACAATGTTGGAGGGAAGATCTATATAGAGGATCTTGTTATAGAACCAAATAAAAAAAATTCTACCTATAGTGATATAACCATAAACAAACATACAGGAATAGCGAGAAAAAGTAATAAATTTGATTATAATACCATTGAAAATTCAACTTTTAAATTAAATATTATTTTAGAAAATTTACAAGATTATGAGATAGATCTAATAAATATAGGATTAAATCTTATGAAAGATGATATGTTCGGGCAAAAAACAACCGGGCAAATCGGAAGGTGTAAATTAAATATTGACAGGGTAAAGTATATAACTAAAGATACTTTAAATGATTATTTATTCCACGGTAAAATGAAAGTCGGAACCCAGGAAATTCTAAATAAGGGTAAAGTAATTCTGAATATGGAAAAGTAA
- a CDS encoding DUF1353 domain-containing protein: MSKLLLFPVIQSDKNKLDQAYEVAQDFKAVYEGKDIWVPQFFQYDGASIPSLAWQVIGTPFNPHFMEAAVIHDWLYHTHQLDKKDADKLFYRILLENKVDPVKAVLIREAVEKFGNWYWINDEEDSKYIQKLKNKIIQIGKDPSKYGI; the protein is encoded by the coding sequence ATGAGCAAATTATTATTATTCCCTGTTATACAATCAGATAAAAATAAACTTGATCAGGCATATGAAGTTGCCCAAGACTTTAAGGCTGTATATGAAGGTAAAGACATTTGGGTCCCCCAGTTTTTTCAATATGATGGAGCCAGCATCCCGTCTCTGGCATGGCAGGTAATTGGTACTCCCTTTAACCCTCATTTTATGGAAGCAGCCGTTATACATGACTGGCTTTATCACACCCACCAGCTGGATAAAAAAGACGCAGATAAATTATTTTATAGAATTCTCTTGGAAAATAAAGTTGATCCTGTAAAAGCTGTTTTAATCCGTGAAGCAGTAGAAAAATTTGGTAACTGGTATTGGATAAATGACGAGGAAGACTCTAAATATATTCAAAAATTAAAAAACAAAATAATTCAAATTGGCAAAGACCCTTCAAAGTATGGAATATAA
- a CDS encoding RnfABCDGE type electron transport complex subunit D: MFQKQAVMRKVLISLTPLLVFSIFLYGFKSIGIFIVTFTLGIFTEWLFVRKAKKKVSEAVLVSCTLYALSMPPLVPLWIVGIGIIFGISLGKMVYGGFGRNIFNPAIVGRLFIYISFPNTVNQWLNPRGLDGFAGATPLEILKDGELPSLLNLFTGFKSGSIGEGSIILILIAFIYLLYTKTASYKSSISTIIGFLIMQSILYFMNLGGANPIYSLFSGSILFIAVFMVTDPVSSPKKNNSLILYGLLIGVCTSLIRTYSLFNEGTSYAILLGNMFAPLFDETIGKLKLKLKGVK, translated from the coding sequence ATGTTTCAAAAACAAGCAGTTATGAGAAAAGTTTTAATTTCTCTTACCCCTCTTTTAGTTTTTTCAATATTTTTATATGGTTTTAAAAGTATAGGAATTTTTATTGTTACTTTTACCTTAGGTATATTCACCGAATGGTTGTTTGTTCGAAAAGCAAAGAAGAAAGTAAGTGAAGCCGTTCTGGTCTCCTGTACCCTCTATGCCCTGTCTATGCCCCCCTTAGTTCCCTTGTGGATTGTGGGAATTGGTATTATATTTGGAATTTCTCTTGGAAAGATGGTTTATGGCGGTTTTGGAAGAAATATTTTTAATCCGGCCATTGTAGGAAGGTTATTTATTTATATTTCTTTTCCAAATACAGTCAATCAGTGGTTAAACCCGAGAGGTCTTGATGGTTTTGCAGGGGCAACTCCCCTGGAAATATTGAAAGATGGTGAACTGCCTTCACTTTTAAATTTGTTTACGGGTTTTAAAAGTGGATCTATTGGAGAAGGGTCTATAATACTTATTTTAATTGCTTTTATCTATTTACTGTATACTAAAACCGCAAGTTATAAATCATCTATTTCTACAATAATTGGATTTTTAATTATGCAATCTATCCTCTATTTTATGAATTTAGGAGGAGCTAACCCTATTTATAGTCTATTCTCTGGTAGTATTTTGTTTATTGCTGTATTTATGGTTACGGATCCTGTGTCTTCACCTAAAAAAAATAATTCATTAATTTTATACGGACTACTCATTGGGGTTTGTACATCGCTAATTAGAACTTATTCTCTTTTTAATGAAGGAACCAGTTATGCCATTTTATTAGGGAATATGTTTGCTCCATTGTTTGATGAAACTATTGGGAAATTAAAGTTGAAATTAAAAGGGGTGAAATAG
- a CDS encoding rubredoxin: MEKWVCTVCGYVYNSEIGHPKSGVEKGTKWEDLPENWICPLCAVNKDQFEKIEKQRDVASK; this comes from the coding sequence ATGGAAAAATGGGTATGTACAGTATGTGGTTATGTTTATAATTCAGAGATAGGGCACCCAAAGTCAGGAGTTGAAAAGGGTACAAAATGGGAGGATCTTCCGGAAAATTGGATTTGTCCCCTCTGTGCTGTAAATAAAGATCAGTTTGAAAAAATAGAAAAGCAACGTGACGTTGCATCCAAATAA
- a CDS encoding NADH:ubiquinone reductase (Na(+)-transporting) subunit D, with the protein MNKYKGIFRENLWDNNPVFVQILGICSTLAVTNSLTNTFIMTVSVVFVAGLTNFTVSSIKHLIPGKVRMIIQTLIISFFVIIVDLLLRAYLPAISKSLGPYVGLIITNCIIMGRAEAFAQSNKPLISLWDGITTGIGYMWVLMAIAFIRELFGFGSLFGIQIMPEGFQTWTIMIMAPSAFFILGVVIWIINNIKLSKESSK; encoded by the coding sequence ATGAATAAATATAAAGGTATCTTTAGAGAAAATTTATGGGATAATAACCCTGTTTTTGTTCAAATCCTTGGGATTTGCTCGACATTGGCAGTTACTAATAGTTTAACAAATACATTTATAATGACTGTTTCTGTAGTGTTTGTTGCTGGATTGACTAATTTTACTGTATCCAGCATAAAACACCTCATCCCCGGTAAAGTTCGTATGATCATACAGACCCTTATAATTTCTTTCTTTGTAATTATAGTAGATTTACTGTTAAGAGCTTATTTACCGGCCATCAGTAAATCTCTGGGGCCCTATGTAGGTTTGATCATCACCAACTGCATTATCATGGGGAGAGCAGAAGCTTTTGCCCAATCAAATAAGCCGCTGATCTCTCTTTGGGATGGGATAACAACAGGGATAGGATATATGTGGGTCCTGATGGCTATAGCTTTTATCCGGGAATTATTTGGTTTTGGCTCGCTATTTGGGATACAGATCATGCCAGAAGGATTTCAAACCTGGACAATAATGATTATGGCTCCAAGTGCATTTTTTATCTTAGGGGTCGTTATTTGGATAATTAATAACATCAAACTTTCAAAAGAAAGTTCAAAATAG
- a CDS encoding FMN-binding protein, translating into MEKNSMTYTAVFSFVITFILVFFLALTHIVTKNRVSEYKRNYEISSILKAVGIKPKDREVQEQFKSVFNLELPTDEIMTAKIDGKDILVSKFSGKALWGTVNGIIAMEKNLKTIKGIDIISHNETPGLGGRIEEEWFLKQFQGETINKDKIKVVQGSGDGNYNSNDGIVDGIVGATRTSHSIEVMINQKIKSLREEAGNE; encoded by the coding sequence ATGGAAAAAAATTCAATGACCTATACTGCTGTTTTTTCATTTGTTATTACTTTTATACTTGTGTTTTTCCTGGCTTTAACCCATATTGTGACTAAAAATAGAGTCTCTGAATATAAGAGAAATTATGAAATTTCCTCTATCTTAAAAGCCGTTGGTATAAAACCTAAAGATCGTGAGGTTCAGGAACAATTTAAATCGGTCTTTAATTTAGAACTTCCTACCGATGAAATTATGACAGCAAAAATTGATGGAAAAGATATACTGGTCAGCAAATTTTCCGGCAAAGCTCTCTGGGGTACAGTAAATGGGATTATCGCCATGGAAAAAAATTTAAAAACTATAAAAGGGATAGATATTATCTCACATAATGAAACTCCTGGTTTAGGAGGACGTATTGAAGAGGAGTGGTTTTTGAAGCAATTTCAGGGGGAGACTATTAATAAAGATAAAATTAAAGTGGTACAGGGGAGTGGAGACGGGAATTATAATTCTAATGATGGAATCGTAGATGGCATTGTTGGAGCTACCAGAACCAGCCATTCTATAGAAGTTATGATAAATCAAAAGATAAAAAGTCTGAGAGAGGAGGCAGGGAATGAATAA
- a CDS encoding FtsX-like permease family protein produces the protein MFLDDIYSADKTALQIPEQTGLSTRTWKDLNRNLLASLSLQKSGMVVVFSLIVIIAGFLIWVILSMSVKEKIKDIGIMRSMGFSGKNIMRIFIIEGLFLGILGIVIGLSVSGIILWYLKNYNINEITSIYNLSKIPVEIKFKEVLLIIGANVIIIFLSSIFPAYRGAKLEVVEALNHD, from the coding sequence GTGTTTTTAGACGATATATACAGTGCAGATAAAACAGCATTACAGATCCCAGAACAAACAGGTCTTTCTACCAGAACATGGAAAGATCTAAACAGAAATTTATTGGCATCGTTATCTCTACAGAAAAGTGGAATGGTTGTTGTATTTTCCCTGATAGTTATAATAGCGGGATTTTTAATCTGGGTAATATTGAGTATGTCTGTCAAAGAAAAAATAAAAGATATAGGAATAATGAGATCTATGGGGTTTTCCGGTAAAAATATAATGAGAATATTTATTATAGAAGGCTTATTTTTAGGGATACTAGGGATAGTTATTGGATTAAGTGTTTCAGGTATAATATTATGGTATCTAAAAAATTATAATATAAATGAAATAACCAGTATTTATAACCTAAGTAAAATTCCTGTGGAAATAAAATTTAAAGAGGTGCTTCTAATAATAGGAGCGAATGTTATAATTATATTTTTGTCCAGTATATTTCCAGCATACAGAGGGGCGAAGTTAGAGGTCGTAGAAGCTTTAAATCATGATTAA
- a CDS encoding NADH:ubiquinone reductase (Na(+)-transporting) subunit E (Part of the NQR complex which consists of NqrA, NqrB, NqrC, NqrD, NqrE and NqrF; NQR complex catalyzes the reduction of ubiquinone-1 to ubiquinol by two successive reactions, coupled with the transport of Na(+) ions from the cytoplasm to the periplasm; NqrE is probably involved in the second step, the conversion of ubisemiquinone to ubiquinol.), translated as MAPDINPLVLLFASIFTSNILLANFLGMCSFISISKDMDSANGLGMSVTAVLTITTAINWVVYRFILIPFDLLYLRFIVFIIIIAATVQVLEMVIDRFSPALYMALGIFLPLITVNCAILGVALFMEIRGYSFIQSLVFALGSGLGWWLAIVSLAAIQKKVLKAPVPEGLKGAGITLITIGFMAMAFIGFSGMLIVQ; from the coding sequence ATGGCACCAGATATTAATCCATTAGTTTTGTTATTTGCTTCAATATTTACCAGTAATATTTTATTAGCTAACTTCCTAGGGATGTGCAGCTTTATATCAATATCTAAAGATATGGATTCTGCCAACGGTCTTGGAATGTCTGTTACTGCAGTTCTGACTATTACAACGGCTATAAACTGGGTTGTATATAGATTCATATTAATACCTTTTGATCTTTTATATCTTAGGTTTATTGTTTTTATCATAATTATTGCTGCTACTGTACAGGTTTTAGAAATGGTTATCGATCGTTTTTCTCCTGCTCTTTATATGGCTTTAGGTATTTTCTTACCATTAATAACTGTTAATTGTGCTATTTTAGGAGTGGCGTTATTTATGGAGATTAGAGGTTACTCATTTATACAGAGTCTTGTTTTTGCCCTTGGTTCCGGTCTGGGGTGGTGGCTTGCTATCGTTTCTTTAGCAGCCATACAAAAAAAAGTTTTAAAAGCTCCTGTTCCTGAAGGTTTAAAGGGAGCAGGAATAACACTCATAACAATTGGATTCATGGCCATGGCATTTATAGGTTTTTCCGGTATGCTTATAGTTCAGTAA
- a CDS encoding PHP domain-containing protein: protein MFIDTHMHCIEGSDDSFIKIPEIVKRAKKMGLNGICITDHDNNKVKEYATQYGKKHNFKIFVGAEILTHEGDILVFGLDEIPTKKLYAQELIDLVNSKGGVTIAAHPFRENNRGCGKHLKNLKGLTAIETFNGSTKSYNNLNAFESAIELNLATTAASDCHTTDAIGKYCTKFLDNIETEKDLIDAIKGRRVMPAVYRDGKYIKIDNYEKCGEIFPIN, encoded by the coding sequence ATGTTTATAGATACACACATGCACTGTATAGAAGGGTCAGATGACAGCTTCATTAAAATTCCAGAAATTGTAAAAAGAGCAAAAAAAATGGGACTCAACGGAATATGTATTACAGATCACGATAATAATAAAGTCAAAGAGTATGCTACTCAATATGGGAAAAAACATAATTTTAAGATCTTTGTAGGAGCGGAAATTTTAACTCATGAAGGGGATATCCTAGTCTTTGGATTAGATGAGATCCCTACAAAAAAACTTTATGCCCAGGAATTGATAGATCTGGTAAACTCCAAGGGAGGAGTTACTATTGCTGCCCACCCATTCAGGGAAAATAACAGAGGGTGTGGTAAACACTTGAAGAATTTAAAGGGCCTTACTGCTATTGAAACTTTCAATGGGAGTACAAAATCTTATAATAACTTAAACGCCTTTGAGAGTGCTATTGAATTAAATTTAGCTACTACAGCTGCCAGTGACTGTCATACTACCGATGCAATAGGTAAATATTGTACAAAATTTTTAGATAATATTGAAACTGAAAAAGATTTAATAGATGCTATTAAAGGGAGGAGGGTAATGCCTGCTGTATACAGAGATGGAAAATATATAAAAATAGATAACTATGAAAAATGCGGAGAGATTTTCCCAATAAATTAA
- the lipB gene encoding lipoyl(octanoyl) transferase LipB, whose amino-acid sequence MEIHDLGLTTYEKGQKKQEEIYEYVLNNKKIDGVLIFLEVVPVITTAYSSEKEEVIFSEETLNEKGIKCIKVNRGGKTTLHGPGQLICYPVLNLEKFGKDLHKYLRNLEKVVINILKELDIDSGRKNKYTGVWIGEEKICAMGIHVKKWITTHGIALNNDIDLNLFDSIIPCGIKEAGVTSIKNLNIEVEMSVLKEKFIENFIKVFYP is encoded by the coding sequence GTGGAAATACATGATTTAGGATTGACTACCTATGAAAAGGGACAAAAAAAACAAGAAGAAATTTATGAATATGTACTAAATAATAAGAAAATAGACGGAGTTTTAATCTTTTTAGAAGTGGTCCCGGTGATTACCACTGCTTATTCTTCAGAGAAGGAGGAAGTGATATTTTCAGAAGAAACACTAAATGAAAAGGGAATAAAATGTATAAAAGTAAATAGAGGCGGGAAAACAACTCTTCACGGACCGGGGCAGTTGATCTGCTACCCTGTTTTAAATTTGGAAAAATTTGGAAAAGATCTACATAAATACTTACGAAATTTAGAAAAGGTAGTAATTAATATTTTAAAAGAGTTAGATATTGACAGTGGCAGAAAGAATAAATACACAGGGGTCTGGATAGGGGAAGAAAAAATTTGTGCCATGGGTATCCATGTAAAAAAATGGATAACAACCCACGGAATTGCCCTAAACAATGATATTGATCTAAATCTATTTGATTCAATAATTCCTTGTGGGATAAAGGAAGCCGGTGTAACTTCTATTAAAAATTTGAATATAGAAGTAGAAATGAGTGTTTTAAAAGAAAAATTTATAGAAAATTTTATAAAAGTTTTCTATCCTTAA